TACATGATTTGGGCTGTGAACAAAAATaacctgtttttaaaaatgctgcaattacTGTAAATTTAAAGTTTAGGTTCTAgaatttattgcatatttttctcAGGTGTGTGTGTACTATTACCCATACTGGCTACTGTGCCTTTTGCATAGTGttagtttattaattattaaccCTGCCAATGTACATTGTGAATTGTTACAGCTCTTATCTGAAAGCAATAGGGATGGTATGCTAAATAATTAAgacattattaaatgtaatgaaCACTCTGATGATGGCAAGCCCTGGTTTCAGTAATCTGAATAGTTCCCAAATTTGTAGCTGCAGGCTATATACTGCCTCCAGGTGGTGCTGCACAAGAGAACAAGACTGAGATTGCAGCTTTCTAAAATATTCAATGCCCTTCATTTCTCAACCTTGTTATCaacatgggggacccttaaaataactttcaggttttatagAACCCATGACAATAATAGTATCCATAggtcacaatatatttttgtggtggttgtcacccttacagataaccagaaAAATAACATTCTTGTCGGTGGTAACTGACTTGGTGCACAAATTTACTCAttgctagcaacctctggaggaacttcaATTGGGAAAATTCTGTTTACTCTCTAATGCCTCATAATTTTTTAGTTTGCAAGATAATTGTAAACTGCAGTATATCTTTCTCACTGCCGTCTATCTGGTGGCTGTTATAGATGGTGCCCTCTCAATACATGAAGGGTGTCATCAGTGGGTTGAGATAGTcattcccctttttttaaaaaaagataaaaaattgattacttttaaagtggaactcaagtcAAATGCCTAAATACATtaatgccaactttttttttttttttttttttgctaaaagattTTTTATGCTGTTCACTCTGTTTAGTGATTTAGCCATATCTGCACATCCACACAGGTAATTCAGTCCTAGTTTAGTGTTAAAGCTTCCTAGGTCCACACTTCGCTTTCAGCCTGCTGATTAGACTGTGACTTGGTGTGATTATCCTGCCTCTTTCTTGTAATTTTTTCCCATTATGGAGTGTATATGTGAAACAAGAAGGTGTACACCTAAGGATATCATCTATAACTTGGTGAGGTAGTCTCCGATTTAGACTTAACTATTTAAACCAGGCTTTATTTCTGTTCAGACTCTGTTCCATATTAcgatttttatatttcatatacagctttATATATTGTCCATGTGGCCTTCTGGGTTCTAATGAAAGCAACAAACATCTGTACTTGATAGAAACTTGTTGGGACAGCAGTGAAGCTGCCATTGCTTACTGCAggcattttgttttgtgtttgagtcattgacctggaacaagcctgTAGATATCAGTTGCCTTGATGCTTAACATGCACTTGCTTGTCCTGGTCAGCCACTCATCATTTAAAAGGATCAGGATGATAAGCTTGGGGCACAATCCATTAGAAGTGTTAAGGGAGCTATCCTGTTTCAAGCCTTACTGGTCCTATCCCGTCACTGTTGGGTTAGCTTAATAAGCCTTATACAGGGTCTGTCCATTGTTAGttactataaaatgtaaacacatttgaGCTGGACATAAACTTTAAACCTATTACTTTTATGTATGTAACTTGATGCCTGGTTGTTTAATGTATAGTTGCACAAATCACATACTGACTACTTGTATGCATCCTGATCGTATAATATCTCATTGCTGACTGTTACCGGTGGCTACTTGCAGCAAGTCTAGTAGTCCTCACAAACTATCTTTCTTGTACTTTTCCTGTAGCCGTTGAAGACAGAAAGTTGTTTATTGGAATGGTGTCCAAGAAGTGTAATGAGAATGATATCCGGGTTATGTTCTCTCAGTTTGGGCAAATAGAAGAATGCAGGATTTTGCGGGGACCCGATGGGTTAAGCAGAGGTAAGTAGGACTACAGACTAGTCTTGCCTATTGGAACGCGGCTTTAATGCATGGTTATCTATGGACGAAGTTGTTCTAGTAGCTTTCCTGTTTTATTCCCTGTAGGTtgtgcatttattacattttcatccaGATCTGTGGCACAGGCAGCAATCAAAGCCATGCACCAAGCACAAACTATGGAGGTGAGTAAcaccaaactactgttcagcggTTGTGACGGTTTTCTCCAGTTATCCACTATTACATTGGCCATCTTGTGACGTTGGATTTTGTTTGTAGGGTTGTTCCTCTCCAATCGTTGTCAAGTTTGCAGACACACAGAAAGACAAAGAACAGAAGCGAATGGCACAACAGCTCCAGCAACAGATGCAGCAAATAAATGCAGCTTCTGTGTGGGGGAACCTTGCTGGATTAAACAGTCTGGCACCACAGTACTTAGCAGTAAGTATTGTTTGAGTTTTGTTTTGGCTGTGCGGTGCCGTTTAATTAAGAACTTTCTTGGACTCCTGATTACAATTGAGCTGGACACCTAGAACTTTGCCACAAATACAGTGTTCTcaccagtcccttttagctgggtgcaccagtCGACACTTTTCGGTGATCACCGggcttttttttgggtggttactgaagagttggctcacaatacaggggctgctacccacctacaatttcttaccacccggcacCTGAACCTAGCAAAACATGTGAGTCCCGGAGACTTCAGCGATAGAACCAGCAGCTATTAGTGGTAGTCATGATCCAGCACTAAGCCCAGAAGCTTCCAGTGTTCTAAAGATCACTGAATATGAGCACACTAATGCATTGTACTTGCATCAATAGCTTGTAGTCACAGTGCTTCCTATCAGTATCACGGCTTGGAGAGAGCCATTAAAACTTTGCAGCAATAGATACTTGTAAACTAATCCAGCAATATTCACAGTTGGAAAGCTCTGCCCACTTAGGCTCCTGTTGCTAATAGAGTTACAATTTTCACCCAGCGTTGTAGCCAGATATATGGAACATAATGTTGCACATCTTCAAATTAaaccctgttttaaaaatgtgtacatattgAATCTTGAAATGAGAACATTTATTGAGATGCCCTTTAGAATCCAATAATTGTGGCTAATGTtcctctaaatttttttttttttttttgcagcgcAGATGCATCACTGCTCAACAATTAGCTTTTAAAAAGACAGTAGCTTTCATCAGAAAAGTTCTGGCTTGATAACAAACCCCTAGAGTACTTAAGTGTTTTTGTAAGATGAGAGGATACGTTTCCTAACCCTACCATGATATTTATTACCTTAGGAGTCTTCTAGGTTGCACCCTCATGTCATAATGATCATGGGAACCCAACgattttttttgcttctaaatTGGATTTTAATGCTCAACTTTTGTCTTAGTTTCTtgtgtattttgctatttgtgttCAGCTCATTTGTGCAGGTGTCCATGATTTCTACTAAACTGTACAAAAGTCAAAATGTATTAAcctgtagcaaccaatcagaattgaGTTGTCTTAATAATTGCAATACAGGGTGTTATCTGATTGGTTCCTCTGGTCAGTACACTTTGCAATCAGTACTTTGTTAGATGTGCTATATTATATTGGCTCAAAGGGGTGATTTTTAAAACCTGGAGTGAAGGTAAGGCTAGCTTGTTGTCCACAGAGTGTGCAGCTTTGTTTTCTCCAGCATATAGGAAAAGGAAAAGTTGTTTCTCTGCTTGTTATACCTCTTAAAGTGGAGTGGAAAAGCCTCGCATCCGTTGTTTGCACAGCATGTTAATAACATCGCCAAGACACACTGACCTTGACAGCTACATCTCAGAAACCTGAAGGTTCCAGTGATTTTCTGAATCTCTGCCTTTGCTCTGATAAAGATTGAGAGCCTAAATTGACCAATGTCTCTTGCTGTCCCTTCTAATAGCTGTGCATAGAAAAATTTGTAAGCTCTTTATTACCCATTCCATACACAACTCTTTGGAACCCCCCAGATAGTTGCTGTAATTATTGTCTTATAATAGATTCTGAGAGAGAATTCCaacaaatgaagaaagaaaaaaggaaaataatggtagtaaaagttatttaatgttttttccccCCCACGTTTTGCTATCTAGACTCTTGGATGGATAGTATAGCAAGATATAGTATGGTTTTTATGCCCTCTGATTTGCAGATGTTTCAGTCCACATCAGGTTCAAGTCAAGAAAAGGCCATTTGCTCCAGTGGTTAAAACTCATCTctatagcaatttttttccctccccAATGCACGGTGTGGTGGATCAGTGTTTCGCTAACACTATTTTTGCGGTGACgtaaaaagttaaactttttttttaaatattttttttgcggTTTCATTCTGGTTTAACCCGACCCCTTCCCACTCACATTTGTCCTTGTACACCCTGTGGATATATGTGGTGTGTAGACTTTATCCCCAGACCGGACTGAGCCCTCACTCtccttcttgttttgttttggtgTAATGTCTAGCTTTATTTGCAGCTCCTCCAACAGACAGCCTCGTCCAGCAACCTCAACTCCCTGAGTGGCCTCCATCCCATGGGAGGTGAGTACTCCACCGAGACAACATCaggtgtgtgctttttttattttactattcttCCACTatccttttcctttcctattaTGTGTTAGGGTCTTCACCTCTTCTTCATGTTACTTCACAATTGACATGTGCCGTCtccttttctttccaaaaaacatttaaaaaaaaaaaaaaaaaacgaaaacagATATAGCATAATGGCTAATGGCGTATGTGGCATTTTCTTGCCTGTGTTGCGTGTTTCAGGACTCAGTGCCATGCAGATACAGAACTTGGCAGCTCTAGCAGCAGCTGCCAGCGTTGCACAGAATCCAGCCAGTGCGGCCTCAGCACTCACTACTTCCAGCAGTCCTCTCAGCGTCCTGACCAGTTCTGGTGAGCTGCAcatgttgtgtgttttttggtttttgtttttgttttttttttttgttcttttgtgttcCTAGATGTGCAGACCTCTAACGTTACTCTTGCAGTTTTTAGGACCTTTGTTTACTGTACAAAAAGATTTTGATTGGTTTTACATTACTTCAGTCTTTATAAAAATTTGCCCCTTAGTGTTTTTTGCTCTGATTCAGCATGACATTTATTAGATAGATAAAATGTCCAATGTCAGCTGTCCTCTTGTACCTCAGTTTCCACCCTGTCATCTGCCTTAATTTATAGGTCATTCTCAATAAAATCAAACTTGACTTGTTACTACTTGGCTCTCACCCTTTTTCCCTAAGCGATTGGTAAGCAGATTTATACAAAACTGAAGATTTCAGTTTTAAAGCTGCCATTCTTTTCTTAACAGGCATCTATAAATAAGCAGCCATAGCCactctttttattacatttgagacctctaaaaacttttttgcttACTGTCAGCCGAGGAAGCTGTTAATAAAAGTTGAGAGGAACAGAGAAGTTCATTGTGTGATTTTCAAGGGATGACTTGGGTATTTCCTGTAAAACACTTGTCTTGCAATATCTACAGCTGATAATGCCAATGTCTTTAATCATTATGTGTGTCACTGTTTTTTTGTGGCTTGAGGCACCCTGAATGTTAGGCTTTTGGTAAGCAAGGTTTTTTGTTTAGACTGGCGCTGCCAACTAGTGGCTCAGCCTGGTAATGCCAGTTAAGCAGTTTTCTTAGGCACATTTAGACAGTGGTCTCCAGCcgtttggagcttgcggaccactaatcTCAGACTTTAGACCGCACGTGTGTGGAGCCATGTGTctcttaaaggggaaaaaaaatctacccccCCCCCGAGTGATAATACATGCACACACAAATTTTTATAGCAGAATTTAataatgctacaaaaaaaattttaatgtcataattttttaaatattgttgagATAATGCAAAATGCTTCcaatcaatttaaaatgaattcaatTTAGTTGTGCAAACAAATATTAGTATTAGacttaaaacatttactaatgataattatttatattttattatatggataATTTGAGCAGATAATAGACCagtataaattcaataaatatgaTCTAGCTATAATGGCTGGGTGAGAAATGAAACATTtatcaaacatgttttattgctaATAATGTGCAAATTTATGGTTTGACTTATGGGagtgatttgtttgtttttttttttatattacaaagcagtgaatctgacattcactgaaccaTTTTTTAGTAGTTGTAAAAGGAAATTAACATGTAGTAAAGGAAGTGTCAAGGTTAGGGTAGCTTTGAAGACAAATGTATATAATTAcactctaaaccagtgtttctcaatcagagttccTCTAGAGTTAGCTGGAAGTTCTTGAGCAATTGgtgactctaaggtcagtttacctgacacaataatcattttggctatctgtaagtgtgacattcttcccaatggacaggCAATGTTAGAGACATTTTTTACTAccgatcaccacactaatgtactgtgatctgtcgATATATTATAGAGGTTCCCtgatctaaaaattatttcaagggtctccTCCccaagttaaaaaagtaaaaaagctgtTCTAGACAAAGATCTGTAACCATTAAAGTGATTGCAAAAAAGACACTATGTACAGCAACTTCATGATTTGTATCAGGAAGTGTTAAATCTTCATCTTCTAAGGAAGTTTTATACTGacagattatgtaaactgctatCACTGAATTAATTGTAGAAGAATACTAATTGCCTGAATATAAAGTTGATCTTTTATGTTTCAGTAGTTTGTCTCCTgaagcaagcatgcagataactgcgGCGCGAGTTGTGCTGCAATTTAACGGCTTACCAAAGCGGCATAGTCATTTCATGGTCAGTAATTCAGAAAGTATTCTAGGCAAaggtacagtataaaaaaaactattagaaatTGCAGTTTACCTAATACCTCAGTATAGGTCCCAATTGAAAAGCTGACACTTCAAGGTGTGTAGTGTATATAGTGGCATTGATTAAGTGCTGTAGTTCTTTTGCCTGATTCACTTGGGCTACTACAGAATGCTGAAAGGATGTAAGGGCAGTGAAAGGAACAACAAGACCCATGATGGTAAAAGTGGATAAGGGAGTTACAGTGAAGTTGATAGCAATGTAGAAAAGCAAGGCCACTTTTGTGCAGGTTTCATTTTTGCTGTCCTATGTCTTTTAGTTGGTGTTAGTAAATGTCACACTTTCTATTGCTGGGATTTTTGCACAGCAAATATCTTAGGCTAATTTTGTTTCCAGTCGGACTTTGGTGTTTTAAaggaaatttctgtatttgtttagggCAAGATGTGTgttaaatattgtacaaaaatgtctttatgttGGCTTTGGTATGTGCATGCATGCttctcattttttctttatcttcttccCTCCAACCTATCCTCTTAGGATCATCCCCCGGTTCAAATAACAGCTCGTCAATGAACCCCATGGCTTCTCTTGGAGCCTTACAGACTCTGGCAGGTGCAACTGCTGGCCTAAATGTTGGTTCTttagcaggtaagtttattttgtgCGGCACTAAACTTGTTACACATAAACAAAACATACTACTATGCTACTGTCAAAGAAGAACACTTCTCAAGTATAAATGTGTCATGAATAAactaatggtgtttttttatggCTGAAGCATGCTGGGCTTGCATTGATTAAGTGCAGCACTCAATTTATGCTTTTAGGCAGCTGTTAAGACAGTTGTTTCCTGCGCTTCTGAGTGCTTCAGCTGCTTGTGTAATGTGatctcgcttttttttttttttttttaaataccagagCTGTTGTAAGgaccaaaatgtattatttggagAATACTATTTAGTAGCTTTAggtggtaaatatgaaatatgcatATTTACCTGACATCTATATAATCTGCATAAAGCTCtgatttagaaaacatttttgcctGTAGAAAAGTTTTATTGTCTAATTTGTTATGGTCCTTTAAATACAAACTTCACTTCATAATATATCTTTGTTCTTCTTTCTAGGGATGGCAGCATTAAATGGTGGACTGGGTAGCAGCGGCCTCTCTAATGGCACTGGTAGCACTATGGAAGCTCTAAGTCAAGCTTACTCTGGAATCCAGCAATATGCTGCAGCAGCACTGCCTTCACTCTACAATCAGAGCCTATTGTCACAGCAAGGACTGAGTGCTGCAGGAAGTCAGAAAGAAGGTGAATTTTATAGAGGTGCTTAGCTTGATCTCTTTGGACAATGTGATGTAGATTTTGAAAACATTGTGTATATGGGCTTGTAGTAGTTTTATAATGGCAATGCATTTAAAGAGTCCATCTGTGCTGAGCTGAGTGGGTTTCCCCACAGAAGCAGTTTACCTTCAAATGCTTTGAAGAGCTGGTTGGATATTTTTGGTGCAGCAATTTCCAGACTCCTTTTGTGGCAGCATTTATTTTGGCAACAAGTACTGAGAGAGCTGacattgttaaataaacaaaccCAGAATACAAGTAAAACAGACCCTGTTGCTTGAATAAAACCTGAAGGTACATTAAAATCCTGGCAACCTAAGTCCTGTATGGATGCCTTATAAATGCCATTAAACAAATCTGATCCCTGACTCCTTCATATAATCAATCGATTAGTATTTGCCATGGAGGGATAgcaaatataaaattgcaatggcagtttttttttagcagtatgcCAAGCTCCCTAACAAATATCATTGCCATATGTATAAAATTGTGGTATAGcacaaatttttataaatatttatctaacATCTTTGCAATCTTTAGGCCAGAGAGAGTACCTAAAAAGGAGAATTCTGCTAAGAAGGACCATGCGGGCTTGTAGGTCCTATGTTCTCCCTATTCACAGTACTGAAAATAGGGGCTTTTTCTGTGTAAAATGTTTGGGTAagacacacaccacacacacacctCTCTTGAATCTCTTGAAAAATGCAGAAAGTATAGAAAAATCCCTGATTGTCCTGTAAGCTGACAACTGCCTTTGTTGCACTAAACACCCAGGCAGTGTTGCACCTTCCCTACCCAACTTATCTTCACTGCAAAACAAATCCTTCTCTTCAACACCTCAACATGCTGGAGCTTTGGGTTTTCCATCACATCTAGTGCTCGTAATAGTGGTTAGTATTAAACATTCAATCTCAAACTTCTTACAGATGCCCTAAAATTTCCTTGTACTGTAACTAATGCACAAACATGTTTAGGCCTGGTAGTCTCCTGAGACACTATCCTCATGTTTACAACCTTTTGATTGCTCCTTATTTGATACAAATCTATTAGGTGTTCTCTTTGCAGACAACAACTGACTAAGGGGGGATGACAACATAAACTTGAATCAATGCCACACATACCTAGTTAAGTTTTGGGCTctggagtcttttttttttttttttttttttttctctcaccgaaattcatcaaaattattttgaatgatggGCTGTGTTTTTCTGTCAGTCATATAGCTTATTAGGcttctttaggttttttttttttttttgtaatcttttgttTGATTTCATTAAAACAATCATCTGCATCTCATTAACACCACCACGGCATGTAATGTGAGGGTTGTGGACTGGCTTTCTTATATATTATGGTTGCttactaatttactaatttaaCTGCATCTGTATGGCATTCTTAAGCCAATCTGAAGCCATAGGTGCTCATATTGAATCCGATTATGTGCTATATTTAAGTTTTGCTGAGGAAATGTCAGTGAATGCACAAGTGTTCGGTGCAGTTGTATAAATGTGTCAGTCAACCATAATTCATGAGAACGGGTAATATGCCAATGATTATAAGCTGTAGAACACACAGTATCCCGCATTTCTTCCTTTACATGTTGTTTCTACATGGTTTTGTTTGGGAGACTGTAAACTGCAAAGCCTTTCTGAGATTAGTCAAATGTTTGTGACTTCAGACAGCTGCTTTGTCTTGATTCTGGAGTAGAAATGTCACTTGGAAAAGTAGATGAAAAGAACATCCAGCAGTACAgtaccagtgttcaacccagatttaagctgggtgggaagaggctgttgtggcccctgtattgtgacccagctcatcagtacctacctaaaaacagccaggtggttactgaaaagtgcttagTGGTTCCCATTTAATGATGCATACAACACAATATGCTTTACTCTGCAATTAACTTACCATGATGActgtaataaacatgtttttcttttaatttcctgCATCATTTAGGTCCAGAGGGTGCAAACCTCTTCATTTACCACTTACCACAAGAGTTTGGTGACCAGGACATCCTGCAGATGTTCATGCCATTTGGAAATGTTGTGTCCGCCAAAGTTTTCATTGATAAACAAACGAACCTCAGCAAATGTTTTGGTAAGTTATCAGTAGATATAGAGGGAGTGACTTAGTGACTCTTTTACTGCAGCCTGTGTCCCCtcaaaaagtgaggggaaatcttccacaAGCCTGGGATTTGACTATTCCTATAATCTAAAATCTACATGAATGTTTTGGATAGGGATATGGTAAAGCATATTTGTTCACAAAAGCTATGAATACCATCCAACACTCTAATATCCATCAAGAGAAACTTGGCTTTGCAAATTTCCAACGTGCCAGAGTTGGCTTTTTCTACCTTGCATTAATGCTAATTGCAAGCAAATCCgctttgtatttaaaaatctCTTGATGCAGAGATGTGTTCCTGGATTGTCTTCAAGAAAGACATGTAGCGTTGTTATTCAAGGcttattttttaattctagttTAAGTGTACTTGCCACATGACATAATCTCTAGCATCAGCAATGCTTTAACAGCCAAGGATGTGCCTTTTCTTCTCTGTTGCATCcttaaattgcatttaataaaggGAGTCTCTGCTTTATAGAAGAGAAGATAATGTTTTGGGGTTGAAATGCGTTTTCatgttagaataaaaaatgcatgtttgcAATTGCTAATGTGTTGCCTATGGCTACTAGTGGGGCTATTTTATTTAAGGAAAGCAAAGATTCTTGCAGGGCCATGGATGCATATTTTGATTTCCTTGGTTTAGTAAACACAAACTCTGCAGGCTTATTTAATAAGTTTAAACAAaccagcaatctttttttttttttttttttttacacattattttgaGTCTGTACATTTGATGTATAAGCCTGAAAGTTTCTATTTATGCATATTCGCTTTAAAAACAACTGACGTGCTTTGCTTTTCACAGGTTTCGTTAGTTATGACAATCCAGTTTCAGCTCAGGCTGCTATCCAGTCCATGAACGGCTTTCAGATCGGAATGAAACGTCTGAAGGTTCAGCTTAAACGCTCCAAGAATGACAGCAAACCCTACTGAAACTGTACTGCCCTGGGAAGTGAGCGAGAAGGATGTTCTGGTAAGTGTGGGATGAAAAGGCCAAACCAGGATGTATGGCTGGAGGAGAGCACTTAGTAAGAACATACAGACTTTGCTGTCTCTCTCAGCAGCCCCGAAGCATCTCCATGTGCTAAAAGCCAGAAGCCTCTTTCCCTCCTAAAAGACTCTGGGTACAACGTTTTGTTgtgatttctctttattttgcttCATATGGAAGAACGGCTCGTACTACTTGTTCCAAGTGTTTTATTTTGGAGTTTAGGTGCcatatcagtgattttttttttttttataattattattgtttggaCTTTTGCTGTGTTTGTACAAATGTGTGACAAGTACCAGCACCAGAACCCTTAAAAAGGAGAGAAGAGCTCCTGCTTTTCCTGGCATTATACAGCCTGTCTGCTCAATGCTCCACTTGCCATTCTACTGCGTTTCAGCTGCACACTCATGCTGCCCTGAGCTTTACCTTACAGAAATGACTAATTTTCTACTGGGATTATGTGAAATCATCCTGttgaatttaatattttcatcCTGGCTGCTTTCCATTTTTAGggtcaaaatatatgtaaagcacAATTAGGGT
The genomic region above belongs to Pyxicephalus adspersus chromosome 9, UCB_Pads_2.0, whole genome shotgun sequence and contains:
- the CELF1 gene encoding CUGBP Elav-like family member 1 isoform X6, with product MRMCHFSYKCLCAFRRHKSENQGLQSSGPLLRIQRTLISKKMNGTMDHPDHPDPDSIKMFVGQIPRSWSEKELRELFEQYGAVYEINVLRDRSQNPPQSKGCCFITFYTRKAALEAQNALHNMKILPGMHHPIQMKPADSEKNNAVEDRKLFIGMVSKKCNENDIRVMFSQFGQIEECRILRGPDGLSRGCAFITFSSRSVAQAAIKAMHQAQTMEGCSSPIVVKFADTQKDKEQKRMAQQLQQQMQQINAASVWGNLAGLNSLAPQYLALLQQTASSSNLNSLSGLHPMGGLSAMQIQNLAALAAAASVAQNPASAASALTTSSSPLSVLTSSGSSPGSNNSSSMNPMASLGALQTLAGATAGLNVGSLAGMAALNGGLGSSGLSNGTGSTMEALSQAYSGIQQYAAAALPSLYNQSLLSQQGLSAAGSQKEGEFYRGPEGANLFIYHLPQEFGDQDILQMFMPFGNVVSAKVFIDKQTNLSKCFGFVSYDNPVSAQAAIQSMNGFQIGMKRLKVQLKRSKNDSKPY
- the CELF1 gene encoding CUGBP Elav-like family member 1 isoform X11, with the translated sequence MASFKLDFLPEMMVDHCSLNSSPVSKKMNGTMDHPDHPDPDSIKMFVGQIPRSWSEKELRELFEQYGAVYEINVLRDRSQNPPQSKGCCFITFYTRKAALEAQNALHNMKILPGMHHPIQMKPADSEKNNAVEDRKLFIGMVSKKCNENDIRVMFSQFGQIEECRILRGPDGLSRGCAFITFSSRSVAQAAIKAMHQAQTMEGCSSPIVVKFADTQKDKEQKRMAQQLQQQMQQINAASVWGNLAGLNSLAPQYLALLQQTASSSNLNSLSGLHPMGGLSAMQIQNLAALAAAASVAQNPASAASALTTSSSPLSVLTSSGSSPGSNNSSSMNPMASLGALQTLAGATAGLNVGSLAGMAALNGGLGSSGLSNGTGSTMEALSQAYSGIQQYAAAALPSLYNQSLLSQQGLSAAGSQKEGPEGANLFIYHLPQEFGDQDILQMFMPFGNVVSAKVFIDKQTNLSKCFGFVSYDNPVSAQAAIQSMNGFQIGMKRLKVQLKRSKNDSKPY
- the CELF1 gene encoding CUGBP Elav-like family member 1 isoform X3; translation: MRMCHFSYKCLCAFRRHKSENQGLQSSGPLLRIQRTLISKKMNGTMDHPDHPDPDSIKMFVGQIPRSWSEKELRELFEQYGAVYEINVLRDRSQNPPQSKGCCFITFYTRKAALEAQNALHNMKILPGMHHPIQMKPADSEKNNAVEDRKLFIGMVSKKCNENDIRVMFSQFGQIEECRILRGPDGLSRGCAFITFSSRSVAQAAIKAMHQAQTMEGCSSPIVVKFADTQKDKEQKRMAQQLQQQMQQINAASVWGNLAGLNSLAPQYLALYLQLLQQTASSSNLNSLSGLHPMGGEYSTETTSGLSAMQIQNLAALAAAASVAQNPASAASALTTSSSPLSVLTSSGSSPGSNNSSSMNPMASLGALQTLAGATAGLNVGSLAGMAALNGGLGSSGLSNGTGSTMEALSQAYSGIQQYAAAALPSLYNQSLLSQQGLSAAGSQKEGPEGANLFIYHLPQEFGDQDILQMFMPFGNVVSAKVFIDKQTNLSKCFGFVSYDNPVSAQAAIQSMNGFQIGMKRLKVQLKRSKNDSKPY
- the CELF1 gene encoding CUGBP Elav-like family member 1 isoform X12 — protein: MNGTMDHPDHPDPDSIKMFVGQIPRSWSEKELRELFEQYGAVYEINVLRDRSQNPPQSKGCCFITFYTRKAALEAQNALHNMKILPGMHHPIQMKPADSEKNNAVEDRKLFIGMVSKKCNENDIRVMFSQFGQIEECRILRGPDGLSRGCAFITFSSRSVAQAAIKAMHQAQTMEGCSSPIVVKFADTQKDKEQKRMAQQLQQQMQQINAASVWGNLAGLNSLAPQYLALYLQLLQQTASSSNLNSLSGLHPMGGEYSTETTSGLSAMQIQNLAALAAAASVAQNPASAASALTTSSSPLSVLTSSGSSPGSNNSSSMNPMASLGALQTLAGATAGLNVGSLAGMAALNGGLGSSGLSNGTGSTMEALSQAYSGIQQYAAAALPSLYNQSLLSQQGLSAAGSQKEGEFYRGPEGANLFIYHLPQEFGDQDILQMFMPFGNVVSAKVFIDKQTNLSKCFGFVSYDNPVSAQAAIQSMNGFQIGMKRLKVQLKRSKNDSKPY
- the CELF1 gene encoding CUGBP Elav-like family member 1 isoform X14, with protein sequence MASFKLDFLPEMMVDHCSLNSSPVSKKMNGTMDHPDHPDPDSIKMFVGQIPRSWSEKELRELFEQYGAVYEINVLRDRSQNPPQSKGCCFITFYTRKAALEAQNALHNMKILPGMHHPIQMKPADSEKNNAVEDRKLFIGMVSKKCNENDIRVMFSQFGQIEECRILRGPDGLSRGCAFITFSSRSVAQAAIKAMHQAQTMEGCSSPIVVKFADTQKDKEQKRMAQQLQQQMQQINAASVWGNLAGLNSLAPQYLALLQQTASSSNLNSLSGLHPMGGEYSTETTSGLSAMQIQNLAALAAAASVAQNPASAASALTTSSSPLSVLTSSGSSPGSNNSSSMNPMASLGALQTLAGATAGLNVGSLAGMAALNGGLGSSGLSNGTGSTMEALSQAYSGIQQYAAAALPSLYNQSLLSQQGLSAAGSQKEGPEGANLFIYHLPQEFGDQDILQMFMPFGNVVSAKVFIDKQTNLSKCFGFVSYDNPVSAQAAIQSMNGFQIGMKRLKVQLKRSKNDSKPY
- the CELF1 gene encoding CUGBP Elav-like family member 1 isoform X9, with the translated sequence MRMCHFSYKCLCAFRRHKSENQGLQSSGPLLRIQRTLISKKMNGTMDHPDHPDPDSIKMFVGQIPRSWSEKELRELFEQYGAVYEINVLRDRSQNPPQSKGCCFITFYTRKAALEAQNALHNMKILPGMHHPIQMKPADSEKNNAVEDRKLFIGMVSKKCNENDIRVMFSQFGQIEECRILRGPDGLSRGCAFITFSSRSVAQAAIKAMHQAQTMEGCSSPIVVKFADTQKDKEQKRMAQQLQQQMQQINAASVWGNLAGLNSLAPQYLALLQQTASSSNLNSLSGLHPMGGLSAMQIQNLAALAAAASVAQNPASAASALTTSSSPLSVLTSSGSSPGSNNSSSMNPMASLGALQTLAGATAGLNVGSLAGMAALNGGLGSSGLSNGTGSTMEALSQAYSGIQQYAAAALPSLYNQSLLSQQGLSAAGSQKEGPEGANLFIYHLPQEFGDQDILQMFMPFGNVVSAKVFIDKQTNLSKCFGFVSYDNPVSAQAAIQSMNGFQIGMKRLKVQLKRSKNDSKPY